Part of the Candidatus Binatia bacterium genome, ACCTGACCTCTCCCGCTGGGAGAGGAACCTGACTCCGTGGCGGGGTGGTGTTGTCGTGCTGTGGCGGCGGCATGTGCGGCGAACGCGCGCGGAGCGCGCGTTCCACCACCGGTTACTTCCCCCGGCTCGCCCCACATCGCAGCACACCGCAGCAGTCCGTCTCGGCTCCGGGTTCCCTCCCCCATCCGGGACCCGGTCGCGGACGCTCGGATGAAGTGGACGGCGGCGGCGCATCGGGCCAACCGACCGCTCACCGGCGCGGCTCGGCAGGAGCCTCGCCCTCCCCGTCTGAATTTTGCGTTCCGCACGAGTATCCGCGGAAATCGTGGTTCAAAGCGAGCGCACTCGAAACTCCGAGGCCGTCATTCCGCATTCCGCGCTTCTACCGGCGCCCCCCCTCCCGCCAGCTCGCGGAACCGTTCGGCAACCGGACGGGGGCGGCGTTGAGTGTCGAACAGTCCGACCGTCGTCACCTGGCCAACGGGCGTCATTAGGAAGTTCTCCCAGTCGTACTGATCGCCGCGGCTGTACCAGCACACGCCGCGCACCGGGAGCCCGTCGCGGCGCAGCGTCTCGATCCCGTCCACCAGCGTCTCCAGCCACGGGATCTGCGCTTCGACGGGCAGCGACAGGTTCGAGGTCTCGGCCACCCAGAACGGCACGCCGTAACGCTCATACCATCCCCGCGCTTCGCGCAAGTAACACTCGACGCGCTCGGCGATCGTCGGAACCGGCAGCCCGCCGACGGTCAGCACCGAAGTCGGGTAGAAGTCGTGTCCGGCAATGACGTGCTCCCGCGTGACGAGCGCATCGATGCGCTGCCGGATGCGGTCGGGCACGGCAACCAGAGCCGCTTCCGCGGCGGGACGCGGCGCGACTCCGAAGTGGAGGTCCCAGACGAGCTGCGCCGCCGCCCGCTGCCGCTCGGCCTCGCGAGCCTCGTCGTCGCCGGCGGCGCGAAAGCAAGCGAACCCTTCGGCACCGACCCACCAGCCGTCGCGGTCGCCCCGGATGCGCGCCAGAGCTTCGAGGTTGGCGAGCACGCAATGGGCGAGCGCCAGACCGAAGTCCTCGAGGCTCGAGCGGCGATCGTTCCAGATGCCGAACTGTGCCGAGGCGAAGGCGGTCATCGCGGGCTCGTTGACCGGAGTGAACCACAGCGGCTCCCGATAGCGCGCCAGGAAGGCGTCGACGTAGCGCCCGAAGCCCTCGACCCAGGCGAGATCGCAGAAGCCGGGGTAGTGATCGGGCAGACCGAAGTGGCAGAGATCGACGACGGGTTGCAACCCGTGCCGGGCGCAGGCGGCAAGCGCCCGGTCCCAGAGCGTCCAATCGTACTCGCCCGGCGCCCGTTCGGTCAGACGCCACGGCATGCCGTAGCGCCACACCCGCACCCCGAGTCCGGCAACGGCGGAAAGATCGTCGTCCATCCGATCGAGGTGCCCGGAGCGCGCAAACTCGTCGACGCGCACCTCGCGGCCATCGTGGAACACGAGAGGATCGGAACCCTCCTCGCCGCACGCGAAGGCGAAGTCGGGGAATGGAGGCGAAGCACGCCGCCGTACAGTAACCGCACTATCGTTCATCGCCCGAACCATCCCGCCGCCGTGGTCGTCTTGCACCGGTAGTTACGGGTACCAGACGATATAGCCACGTTCCCGCGTGCCGCGCATGCGGAACTCGCCCTCCACGCGATCCGGGTAAGCGGTTCCCCTGATGAGAGCAACGACGCGCCCAGCCTCGTCCCGAACCTTTCCACTGACGCGACCGCGCGCCGATACCCTCACCTCCGCCTCGCCCACACTGAACGACCTCATGCCGCTAGCGGCCACCTGTGCCGCGAATCGCCCCGTGAGCCGCGGGTGCGGCGTCACGTCGCACACGTGCCACGTCCCGTCACCGACATCCGGCCCTCGGCGTCCATCCCTCTGCCCCATGGCAACGGACAGCGCCCGGGAGAGGTCTGCCGCCCAGAGGCCCGACCCGTCGCCGAGGCTCCTGTCGGGAGTTGGGGGCGGTGGGTCCTGCCCAAGAGCGGTGCCCAGAAGTAGACCCGCGAGGCAGAGCAACAACGCCGCCATTCGCACGCGACGGAGGATCCAGAGGGTCGCCACCGCAATTGTGCCCAACAACAACGGCGATCCAGGCATCAACGGGTCGATAGCGCAACAGCCGGCGCAACCCGCCCGAATGTACAGGCGGCCCTCTCGCGTGAGAGGAGCAGGCACATGCCACCACTGGTCATTGAACACGGCCGCGCTGTTCGCGGGAATCTGGTACGTACCGGGTGTCGCCCCCGCCCGAACGTCGCCTGTACAGAGCGCAATAATCCCTCCGCTGAAGGTCGGTGCAGGAAATGGCGGCGGGCCCGTGCTCAGGTTCGACGCATTAGTCGGCAAGAGAGTCAGGCGCCGCCAGGACCCAGGAAACGGTTCGTCCAGCAAGACGTGAGTGGAACTCAATCGAGGATCGATCCGGCAGGCGATGTTGTCGAGCACGAGACCAGCGGGCCCCATATACATCCTCAGTGTTGCTCCCGCGTACTGACGCGCCTCGGGCTTCAAGGTGATCGCCCACTGCGCTACCGACCCGATGTTGGCGGTCGTTGGCCAAACCTCAAGCCGGGCCATGGGCTCCGGCACGGGATCGCTGGTAGCGCATCCGA contains:
- a CDS encoding family 1 glycosylhydrolase, with product MNDSAVTVRRRASPPFPDFAFACGEEGSDPLVFHDGREVRVDEFARSGHLDRMDDDLSAVAGLGVRVWRYGMPWRLTERAPGEYDWTLWDRALAACARHGLQPVVDLCHFGLPDHYPGFCDLAWVEGFGRYVDAFLARYREPLWFTPVNEPAMTAFASAQFGIWNDRRSSLEDFGLALAHCVLANLEALARIRGDRDGWWVGAEGFACFRAAGDDEAREAERQRAAAQLVWDLHFGVAPRPAAEAALVAVPDRIRQRIDALVTREHVIAGHDFYPTSVLTVGGLPVPTIAERVECYLREARGWYERYGVPFWVAETSNLSLPVEAQIPWLETLVDGIETLRRDGLPVRGVCWYSRGDQYDWENFLMTPVGQVTTVGLFDTQRRPRPVAERFRELAGGGAPVEARNAE